A genomic stretch from Magnetovibrio sp. includes:
- a CDS encoding sensor histidine kinase — MGGFTFTEHLNNASPLLALVMAVAALILVVFALRQRKQLTQLQSAHERLLSDAEISHEILATAPDGLFLWVVANNSEACSRRLAVLLGLRDGVRSTFRSVMECFTGDDAAVLMGATHKLRSEGAPFECVVTTKDGARRLLVVGVRAGSGGVSGGESDQSLADVLWMRDVSDLAPPAEGANISAREIIEAMPLPAWLRGGKLGVQAVNNAARVLGALEAARTMAERAQGDKKAVKERHLVTLEDGKTHLLDITEAPLPGGGTLGIAQDMTHAEETESSFTRHIQAQNQVLETLATAIAIYNGEQKLSFFNSAFAQLWDLNPSWLEDEPSYTDVLERLREQRRLPEVADFRAFKAEQTGLFGRLEGPEETMMHLPDGTTLRSVAAPHPLGGLVFAYEDVTDHLDLERSYKTLSAVQRETLDNLYEGVAVFGADGQAKLMNPSFERIWSLPSKTDGAPLRMSGFIKHITTLIQRDDDGDGEFDTIHLAAKLMNRDSDRGRVRLTNGGVLEYAKVPLPDGAVLLSYLDVTDSARVENALLERAHAMAEANVLKSEFMAGVSHEIRTPLNAIVGFASILTDSYFGDLNSRQSEYSRGILESAEELLGIIDNMLDLASVEAGLMTLELDTVDVNRLLVTAMNLVRERAKRKDVDIEFDSPADIGWVVADGKRLKQVLFTLLSSAVSNTPPGGQVLMTARREGGDVVFRVTDGGTGLKEDKVPPGLALIARFIELHNGEVELTNRPGRGTTVSCHLPAESDEDSLRQPDLFSGFVDRTE, encoded by the coding sequence ATGGGCGGTTTCACGTTTACCGAGCATCTCAACAACGCTTCGCCGCTTTTGGCGCTGGTGATGGCCGTTGCCGCGCTGATTTTGGTGGTGTTTGCGCTGCGCCAACGCAAACAGCTCACCCAACTGCAAAGCGCCCACGAGCGACTGTTGTCGGATGCCGAAATCAGCCACGAAATCCTCGCCACCGCGCCGGACGGCTTGTTTTTGTGGGTGGTGGCTAACAATTCCGAAGCGTGCTCGCGCCGCCTAGCCGTGCTGTTGGGCTTGCGTGACGGGGTGCGATCGACCTTTCGTTCGGTGATGGAATGCTTCACCGGCGACGACGCCGCGGTGTTGATGGGCGCGACCCACAAGCTGCGTAGCGAAGGAGCGCCGTTCGAATGCGTGGTCACCACCAAGGACGGCGCGCGGCGCTTACTGGTGGTCGGGGTACGCGCGGGCAGCGGTGGCGTCAGCGGCGGAGAAAGCGATCAGTCGCTGGCCGACGTGTTGTGGATGCGCGACGTTTCCGACCTCGCCCCGCCAGCCGAGGGCGCCAATATCAGCGCGCGAGAAATCATCGAAGCCATGCCCTTGCCCGCATGGCTGCGCGGCGGCAAGCTGGGGGTGCAGGCGGTCAACAACGCCGCGCGGGTGCTGGGCGCCCTGGAAGCCGCACGCACCATGGCCGAACGCGCCCAAGGCGACAAGAAAGCCGTCAAGGAACGCCACTTGGTGACGCTGGAAGACGGCAAGACCCATTTGCTCGACATCACTGAAGCGCCGTTGCCCGGCGGCGGCACGCTTGGCATCGCCCAGGACATGACCCACGCGGAAGAAACCGAAAGTTCCTTCACCCGCCATATCCAAGCGCAAAATCAAGTTCTCGAAACCCTCGCCACCGCCATTGCGATCTACAACGGCGAACAAAAGCTCAGCTTCTTCAATTCCGCGTTCGCCCAATTGTGGGACCTGAACCCATCGTGGCTGGAGGACGAACCCAGCTATACCGACGTTTTGGAACGCCTGCGCGAACAGCGCCGTCTGCCCGAAGTCGCCGACTTCCGGGCTTTCAAGGCCGAACAAACCGGCCTGTTCGGCCGCCTGGAAGGGCCTGAGGAAACCATGATGCATCTGCCCGACGGCACCACGTTGCGCTCGGTCGCCGCACCGCATCCCTTGGGCGGATTGGTGTTCGCCTACGAAGACGTCACCGACCATCTGGATTTGGAACGCAGTTACAAAACCCTGTCCGCCGTGCAGCGTGAAACGCTCGACAACCTTTACGAAGGCGTGGCGGTGTTCGGCGCCGACGGCCAAGCCAAGCTGATGAACCCGTCGTTCGAACGCATCTGGTCGCTGCCGTCCAAGACCGATGGCGCGCCTTTGCGCATGAGTGGCTTCATCAAACACATCACCACTTTGATCCAGCGCGACGATGACGGCGACGGCGAGTTCGACACCATTCATTTGGCGGCCAAGCTGATGAACCGCGACTCTGATCGCGGCCGGGTGCGCCTGACCAACGGCGGGGTGCTCGAATACGCCAAGGTGCCGCTGCCCGACGGCGCGGTGCTGCTCAGCTATCTCGACGTCACCGACAGCGCGCGGGTCGAAAACGCCCTGCTGGAACGGGCCCACGCGATGGCCGAGGCCAACGTCCTGAAATCCGAATTCATGGCCGGTGTCAGTCATGAAATCCGCACGCCCTTGAACGCCATCGTCGGCTTTGCATCGATCCTCACCGACAGCTATTTCGGCGACCTCAACAGCCGCCAGTCCGAATACAGCCGCGGCATTTTGGAAAGCGCCGAAGAACTGCTCGGCATCATCGACAACATGCTCGATCTGGCTTCGGTGGAAGCCGGCCTGATGACCTTGGAACTGGACACGGTGGACGTGAACCGCCTGCTGGTCACCGCCATGAACTTGGTCCGCGAACGCGCCAAACGCAAAGACGTCGACATCGAATTCGACAGCCCCGCCGACATCGGCTGGGTGGTCGCCGACGGCAAGCGGCTCAAGCAGGTACTGTTCACGCTGCTGTCGAGCGCGGTGTCCAACACCCCACCGGGCGGGCAAGTTCTGATGACCGCACGCCGCGAAGGCGGTGACGTGGTGTTCCGTGTCACCGACGGCGGCACGGGCCTAAAGGAAGACAAGGTGCCGCCAGGGCTGGCGCTGATCGCGCGCTTTATCGAATTGCACAACGGCGAGGTCGAACTGACCAACCGTCCCGGTCGCGGCACCACGGTATCGTGCCACTTACCGGCCGAATCCGATGAAGACAGCCTGCGTCAGCCGGATCTGTTTTCGGGTTTCGTCGACCGCACCGAATGA
- the tsaE gene encoding tRNA (adenosine(37)-N6)-threonylcarbamoyltransferase complex ATPase subunit type 1 TsaE translates to MSTVNQTAIIELAGLKATNALAHDLAQLAEPGDVIALSGDLGAGKTAFARAFIRALTEPDEDVPSPTFTLVQTYEGERFDIWHFDLYRLEHPEEVFELGIEEALDNAVSLIEWAERMGPYIPRERLEIRLTVGKGKNHRQAELIAHNAAWADRLKAYVHD, encoded by the coding sequence ATGAGCACCGTCAACCAAACCGCGATCATCGAACTGGCCGGGCTGAAAGCCACGAATGCGCTGGCGCACGATTTGGCGCAACTCGCCGAACCCGGCGACGTGATCGCGTTGAGCGGCGATTTGGGTGCTGGAAAAACCGCGTTCGCGCGCGCATTCATCCGCGCCCTCACCGAACCGGACGAAGACGTTCCAAGCCCCACCTTTACCCTGGTTCAAACCTACGAGGGGGAACGTTTCGACATCTGGCATTTCGACTTGTATCGCTTGGAGCACCCCGAAGAAGTGTTCGAACTGGGCATCGAAGAGGCGCTCGACAACGCGGTATCCTTGATCGAATGGGCCGAGCGCATGGGGCCTTACATCCCCCGTGAACGCCTGGAAATCCGTCTCACCGTCGGCAAAGGCAAAAATCACCGCCAAGCGGAATTGATCGCACACAACGCCGCA
- a CDS encoding NAD(P)/FAD-dependent oxidoreductase: MANAPITTDVAIIGAGPVGLFAVFQCGMLKLSCHVIDALDDVGGQLTALYPEKPIYDIPGHPEILAGNLISMLEAQAAPFKPVYHLSQQVIGVDELDDGRLLLSTTKGVQIDAGAVIIAAGVGAFGPNRPPLDGIKDFEGMGPGRGVNYMVKRREDFRGKKVVIAGGGDSAVDWAVSLSDVAESIKVVHRRPKFRAAPDMVARMEELTKTGNVELVVPYQLAGLDGGADGLTAVTVADLDGNARTLDADVLLPFFGLSQNIGPIADWGLGIEHNHITVDPSDMSAGRSGIFGAGDIITYPGKLKLILMGFSEAALAAHSARDYVHPDEAYHFEHSTSAGVPGAAH; this comes from the coding sequence ATGGCCAACGCACCGATCACCACCGACGTCGCCATCATTGGCGCAGGCCCCGTGGGTCTTTTCGCCGTATTTCAATGCGGCATGCTGAAGCTCAGCTGCCACGTCATCGACGCGTTGGACGATGTGGGCGGGCAATTGACGGCGCTTTATCCGGAAAAACCCATCTACGACATCCCCGGCCATCCGGAAATTCTCGCCGGCAACCTGATCTCCATGCTCGAAGCCCAGGCCGCGCCGTTCAAGCCGGTCTATCACCTGTCCCAACAAGTCATCGGCGTGGATGAACTGGACGATGGCCGCTTGCTGCTGAGCACCACCAAAGGCGTACAGATCGATGCCGGCGCGGTGATCATCGCCGCCGGTGTCGGCGCGTTCGGGCCCAACCGCCCGCCGCTCGACGGCATTAAGGATTTCGAGGGCATGGGCCCCGGCCGCGGTGTGAACTACATGGTCAAGCGCCGCGAGGATTTTCGCGGCAAGAAGGTGGTGATCGCCGGCGGCGGCGATTCGGCCGTCGACTGGGCGGTATCGCTGTCGGACGTCGCCGAAAGCATCAAGGTGGTGCACCGTCGGCCGAAATTCCGCGCGGCGCCGGATATGGTCGCACGCATGGAGGAGCTGACCAAGACCGGCAACGTCGAGTTGGTGGTACCCTACCAACTGGCGGGGTTGGACGGCGGGGCGGACGGTCTGACGGCGGTGACGGTCGCCGATCTCGATGGCAATGCACGTACGCTGGACGCCGACGTTCTGTTGCCCTTTTTCGGTCTGTCGCAAAACATCGGCCCGATTGCCGATTGGGGCTTGGGCATCGAGCACAACCACATTACCGTCGATCCGTCGGATATGAGCGCCGGGCGCTCGGGCATATTCGGCGCGGGCGACATCATCACCTATCCCGGCAAGCTGAAGCTGATCTTGATGGGCTTTTCCGAAGCCGCGCTGGCGGCGCACAGTGCGCGCGATTACGTGCACCCGGACGAGGCCTATCATTTCGAACACTCCACCTCTGCCGGCGTGCCGGGGGCGGCACACTAA
- a CDS encoding DJ-1/PfpI family protein, producing the protein MKIAIVTLEAFNELDSFVASAILNRVPRNDWSVQICCPTDSVTSMNGVRISAQQPIEYANDADVVLFGSGMKTAEYATDRAFLARFALDKSRQLIGAQCSGALFLHRLGLGTGTLSTDTMTAPHLSKEGVIISDRPLHVQGNIASAGGCLASHYLAAWVIAMKTDWQTAAEIIHYVAPVGQKDDFVSRAHAVVVPMLP; encoded by the coding sequence ATGAAGATCGCCATCGTTACGTTGGAAGCTTTCAACGAGCTCGATAGCTTTGTGGCATCCGCAATCCTGAATCGGGTGCCGCGCAATGATTGGAGCGTGCAAATTTGCTGTCCAACCGACAGCGTGACCTCGATGAACGGGGTGCGCATTTCGGCCCAGCAACCGATTGAATATGCCAACGATGCCGATGTGGTCCTGTTCGGGAGCGGGATGAAGACGGCCGAATACGCCACTGACCGCGCATTTTTGGCGCGCTTTGCCCTAGATAAATCCCGCCAACTGATCGGCGCTCAGTGTTCCGGAGCATTGTTTCTGCATCGCCTGGGGCTCGGCACAGGCACCCTGTCCACGGATACGATGACCGCTCCTCATTTATCGAAAGAGGGCGTGATCATCAGCGATCGGCCTCTTCATGTTCAGGGGAACATCGCATCGGCGGGGGGCTGCTTGGCATCGCATTATTTGGCCGCCTGGGTGATCGCCATGAAAACCGATTGGCAAACCGCGGCCGAGATTATTCATTATGTCGCGCCGGTCGGGCAAAAGGACGATTTTGTAAGCCGTGCCCACGCCGTGGTGGTGCCGATGCTGCCATGA
- a CDS encoding c-type cytochrome, producing the protein MSSRARLSVIATLTLTLTMSTMVGAQGPAPAGLDAQVKDALQMCFQCHGAGGVSTVPTRPTIAGQKSEYIRRQLVAFKTSAREAAQAPKDRDGDADNGPNAAVASHRNDPVMEHMAADLPDQLIAPLAQAMSGLACDGGAAKVARKNPLPRPPAAEACVVCHGADGIGLQSQVPNLAGQNRAYLRRQLLLIRETAWGAQPREGEAWRSHPIMEAKVARLQIPDIDAIARYFASLDCRGTKADSTN; encoded by the coding sequence ATGAGCAGTCGGGCCCGTTTGAGCGTCATTGCGACGCTGACCTTGACCCTGACCATGAGCACCATGGTCGGCGCGCAAGGCCCCGCGCCCGCTGGACTTGACGCTCAAGTCAAAGACGCCTTGCAGATGTGTTTCCAATGTCACGGTGCAGGCGGGGTGAGCACAGTCCCCACCCGACCGACCATTGCCGGGCAAAAAAGCGAATACATCCGCCGTCAATTGGTGGCCTTTAAAACCTCCGCGCGCGAGGCCGCCCAAGCGCCGAAAGACCGGGACGGGGACGCGGACAATGGACCAAACGCCGCCGTCGCCTCGCATCGCAACGATCCGGTGATGGAACATATGGCGGCCGATTTGCCCGACCAGCTCATCGCGCCGTTGGCCCAAGCCATGTCCGGACTGGCCTGCGACGGGGGTGCGGCAAAAGTGGCGCGTAAAAACCCGTTGCCCCGCCCGCCTGCCGCGGAGGCGTGCGTGGTGTGTCACGGCGCGGATGGAATCGGGCTGCAAAGCCAAGTGCCCAATCTCGCCGGACAGAATCGGGCGTATTTGCGCCGCCAGTTGCTGTTGATTCGCGAAACCGCCTGGGGCGCGCAGCCGCGCGAAGGCGAGGCGTGGCGCAGTCACCCGATCATGGAAGCCAAAGTCGCGCGTCTGCAAATCCCCGATATCGACGCCATTGCGCGCTATTTTGCGTCCCTGGATTGTCGCGGTACGAAAGCCGATTCCACAAATTAA